The Siniperca chuatsi isolate FFG_IHB_CAS linkage group LG7, ASM2008510v1, whole genome shotgun sequence genome includes a window with the following:
- the gmnc gene encoding geminin coiled-coil domain-containing protein 1 isoform X2: MLQDLALGPDTVDVSMETLASVWTRDPCDPCDLSEKRQEQSSVWESQCVFNSSPPAGLMWTEQLSPHLQRNKQLQDTLVQREEELARLQEENNNLREFLNSSFVRNLEQKAKKLTADGRRKLKRNLMYVDDGPLQNCSHQLLTSQQVSKRVCRNLTAEFCSESSETTSSSEPNLDLWVLRTLGLKDRDTIDTSNDSSSSSGYSLCNLVYDAAVTSSSSSEYTFNSSFSPSIATSTPPSVHSCCQTSTHQTDYRYSAAECQGANCGNPAKSPQNCTTSPGQRSDFTATGLTRQYEAPEAVIRSYNTLTAFQSPPLTEELPFTQSPDRAEICSITAPSRVQTLEGNPAKHPDYWSPLRGSQTPSHDIIHFSPSRERVPFSPISSSSPVMNQLWTPVRGGSPTSLSAGSQLPATPQTPRSRTDLAFSMSLSPSSSVKTHSFPQGQAFVRKDTDGKWNFTWVPRQGP; the protein is encoded by the exons aTGCTCCAGGACTTGGCCCTTGGCCCTGACACTGTTGACGTCTCCATGGAAACCCTGGCCTCTGTTTGGACCCGTGACCCCTGTGACCCATGTGACCTCAGCGAGAAGCGGCAAGAGCAGTCGTCTGTGTGGG AgtctcagtgtgtttttaacagctctCCTCCTGCTGGTCTGATGTGGACAGAGCAGCTCTCCCCTCACCtccagagaaacaaacag CTTCAGGACACTCTGGTGCAGAGGGAAGAGGAACTGGCCAGACTGCAGGAGGAGAACAACAATCTCAGAGAGTTCCTCAACTCTTCTTTTGTGAGGAACCTGGAGCAAAAGGCAAAG AAACTAACCGCTGATGGGAGGAGGAAGCTGAAGAGAAACCTGATGTATGTTGATGATGGACCTCTTCAGAACTGCAGTCATCAGCTCCTAACATCCCAGCAGGTCAGCAAGAGAGTCTGCAGGAATCTCACTGCCGAGTTCTGCTCCGAGTCCTCAGAGACTACTTCCTCCTCAGAACCAAACCTGGACCTCTGGGTTCTACGAACGCTGGGACTGAAGGACCGAGACACCATCGATACGTCAAAtgactcctcctcctcgtctggATACAGCCTCTGCAATTTAGTTTATGATGCTGCAGTCACGTCTTCCTCGTCCTCTGAATACACTTTCAACTCGTCTTTCAGCCCCTCAATCGCCACTTCTACACCTCCTTCTGTCCACAGCTGCTGCCAAACATCAACACATCAAACTGATTATAGGTACAGTGCTGCCGAATGCCAAGGAGCCAACTGTGGTAATCCTGCCAAGTCACCTCAGAACTGCACAACATCTCCGGGTCAACGCTCTGACTTCACTGCCACTGGACTGACCAGACAGTATGAAGCTCCTGAAGCTGTGATCAGGAGCTACAACACATTAACTGCCTTCCAATCTCCACCACTAACCGAAGAACTACCCTTCACCCAGTCACCAGACAGAGCAGAGATCTGTTCCATCACAGCCCCGAGTCGAGTCCAAACTCTGGAGGGAAACCCAGCAAAACATCCAGATTACTGGTCTCCACTGAGAGGCAGCCAAACACCATCACACGACATAATCCACTTCAGTCCATCAAGAGAAAGAGTCCCTTTCTCCCCCATCTCGTCTTCGAGTCCTGTCATGAACCAGTTATGGACACCTGTCCGTGGCGGCAGCCCGACAAGTCTGTCAGCAGGATCTCAGCTTCCTGCCACGCCTCAGACGCCTCGCAGCCGGACAGATTTGGCGTTCAGTATGTCTCTGAGCCCGTCCAGCAGCGTCAAGACCCACAGCTTCCCCCAGGGACAAGCCTTCGTTAGAAAAGACACAGATGGAAAGTGGAACTTCACCTGGGTGCCAAGACAAGGACCATAG